The genomic segment CGCATGTGCACCTTCTATCCTGAACTGACGGACGAGCTGAAGCGCACCCTCGAAGCGATGGAGATTGACTATTACAAGCCCGCCGTAAAGTGTCTGCGCAAAAGAATCCTCAGTGGGAAATTTAAATCAAAATGATGGAAGAATTATATATCGGCTCTACACCAGAACAGCTTGCTTTCCTGAAAGCATGGGAAGAGAAAGTTGTTTTCATTTCGCACTCTTAAAAGAGTAGAAGATGAATACAGGTTCGCTGACAGTTATGTTTGAGGATCCTTTCTGGATTGGTTTGTTTGAGCAAACCGACCATGAAGGGTTGCACGTTTGCAAGGTGACTTTTGGTGCCGAGCCGACGGACAAGGAGGTGATGGAGTTCATTGATAAGAACTGGCATCTCCTCCAGTTCAGTCAGGCGGTTGAAGCCGAAAGGGATTCTGGGACAAAGATAAATCCCAAGCGACAACTACGCGAAGCCAAGAAGCAGATGCAGTCGCAGGGCATAGGTACCAAGTCGCAGCAGGCCCTGAAACTTCAACAGGAGCAGAACAAGATGGAGCGAAAACAGCGTTCAAAAGCCGAACGCGAAGCCGAAAAACAACGTCAGTTCGACCTGCGCCAGGCCAAAAGGAAAGAGAAACATAGAGGACATTAAATTGGAATACAATTATGGTAAGAATTAATAGTATGTTTAATGTAAAGGATGAGGCTGATGCTCAGCAGGTAAAGCAGATGGCACGGCAACTCATTGAGCAATCGCGTTTAGAAGAGGGCAACCTCTCTTACGACCTTTTCCAGGGTAGTAGTCCAACATGCCTGTTGTTTTGCGAGACTTGGCTTGATAATGATGCCTTCAAGGCTCATGTCGCCAACCAGCACTACACCACCATTATGCCAAAAATCAAGCAGCTCATCGTTGGCAATAAAGATCTTAAGATATTTGAGTATGAATAATTCAAAAATAGACACGATAGAAATACAAAGCAAGGTACTTGGGAAAGCGATGGCAGTGATGGTCTATGTGCCTGCTGACTTTACGGAGGGGTTGCCTACGCTTTATTTCATGCACGGACGTAACGGTGACGAGAAGATTATCCATGCACTTGATATACAGGCTGTCGCTGACAAGATGATTGCCGACGGGAGAATGCACCCGATACTAATTGCCTGTCCGAGAATGGAAGATGCTTTGGGGCTAAACGCCTACGAGGATTATTTCTTTGGTGAAGTTTTGCCACATGTAGAGCAGCAGTACAAGACACGTAAACGCTATATTGGCGGTTGCTCGGCAGGCGGTTACATCGCCCTGAATTACGCATTGCGACATCCTACGATGTTTGAGCGTGTGGGTGGTCATATGCCTGCCATAGACGAGCAACTGGATGATGAAGACCTGCATTATTTCGGCACACGCGAACAATGGGCGGCAAACAATCCGCTCTTTTTGGCCGAAAAACACTCTCTGCCAACTAAAATCGAGTTTTATCTTGATGCGGGCAACGAAGATGAAGGTGGTTTCTATCGCGGATGTGCGCAACTGGCAGAAAGATTGGCAGCCCGTGGCGCTCAGGTTCAGAATCATTTAAACGAAGGACATCATACCATTGATTATATCAAAGCCCATTTGGAGGAATATCTTATGTTTTATGCTAAATAAAAGTAGATTATGAGGTCCGATTACCAGTGTGGTGTAATGATACCCATAGAATAATTATCAAACACAAGAAAAGACAGATACGATGAAAGTATTAGTAATAACAAGTCCAAGCATTTGGTTGTCTCAGCAATTATGCGTACCTTCGCAGCGGCTAACAAATAAAAAACGATGAAACAGGAAATCAGTCCCAAGGACACGAACAGGGCCATTGCCTTCGAGCTGTGGACAAAGTCGCCCATGCCCATGGTGACACTCACCAAGACCTTCGACGTGACGCGACTGCGCAAGGCGAGCAGAAAGCGAAGGCTCAAGTTCAACATGCTACTGTGCTGGTGCATCGGTCAGGCTGCATCGAAGATTGAGGAGTTCTATATGTTGCCCCAAGATGGGAAACTGTACAAATACGACCGCATGGCCATCAACGTGATAGCCGATAATGTCAAGGGCGGACTCAGCTTCTGCGATGTGGCTGTCAGCGACGACCTGGAGGCGTTTAATGCCAACTACATGCATCTGACGGAGACCATCACCCAGACCTGTCAGGACATCCTCGACGATGAGGCCGTCATCGTGGGCACCTCGGCCGTCACGGGCACAGAGCTCGACAGCATCGTTAATCAATACAGCGGCATCTTCAACAATCCCTTCCTGGCTTGGGGCCGCTATCGCAAAGGCTGGCTGAAGACCACCCTCCCCATCTCCTTCCAGTTTCACCATGCCCAGATGGACGGCAAGCATGCAGCCCGCTTTCTGGAAGAACTGCAAAAGACTATCAACGCGCTATGAACATACTGATTATAAATGGCAGTCCCAGGAAGAAGGGACTCATCTCGCAGATGCTTGGCATCATGCGTGAGGAAGCAGAAAAACGAGGTGACACGGTGGAGACGGTCTATACCAACGACCTGACCGTGAAGCCCTGCACAGGTTGTATGGCCTGTCGCACGAAGGGGAAGTGCGTACTGGCAGAGGACGATTCGCAACGGGTGCTGCAGATGATGCAGCAGGCTGATGCCATCATCATGGGAGCGCCCTGCTACTGGGGTAACATCCCAGGACAGATGAAGCTGATGTTCGACCGTCAGGTGTATGGCATGATGCGCGACACCCCTCGCTTTCCTGAGCCACTGATGAAGGGCAAGAAGTGCATCCTCATCAGCACCTGCACCACGCCCTGGCCTTGGAACATCCTGTTCAAGCAGTCGCGTGGCGCCATCCGTGCCATGCGCGAAATAGCCCACTATGCAGGCTTTAACATCGTGAAAACCATCGAGCGTGGTGGCACAGCCATGCACCCCTTGCTGACAGAGAAAGACAAGCAGAAATGCCGCAAGGCAATTAGTTGTCTTGTTTTAAATAAGGTTGACACCAAAAGTTCAACATTATGGTGAAACAACCCAAAGAAAAATGTTATTCTAGAGATGTAAATCTGATTAACGAGATGAAGGATGTCTTTGATATGCGTTATGTCCAGCACCTCCGTGAGAGTGAAATTTTATCACGTAC from the Prevotella sp. E15-22 genome contains:
- a CDS encoding YjdF family protein, whose product is MNTGSLTVMFEDPFWIGLFEQTDHEGLHVCKVTFGAEPTDKEVMEFIDKNWHLLQFSQAVEAERDSGTKINPKRQLREAKKQMQSQGIGTKSQQALKLQQEQNKMERKQRSKAEREAEKQRQFDLRQAKRKEKHRGH
- a CDS encoding putative quinol monooxygenase, giving the protein MVRINSMFNVKDEADAQQVKQMARQLIEQSRLEEGNLSYDLFQGSSPTCLLFCETWLDNDAFKAHVANQHYTTIMPKIKQLIVGNKDLKIFEYE
- a CDS encoding esterase family protein, translated to MNNSKIDTIEIQSKVLGKAMAVMVYVPADFTEGLPTLYFMHGRNGDEKIIHALDIQAVADKMIADGRMHPILIACPRMEDALGLNAYEDYFFGEVLPHVEQQYKTRKRYIGGCSAGGYIALNYALRHPTMFERVGGHMPAIDEQLDDEDLHYFGTREQWAANNPLFLAEKHSLPTKIEFYLDAGNEDEGGFYRGCAQLAERLAARGAQVQNHLNEGHHTIDYIKAHLEEYLMFYAK
- a CDS encoding CatA-like O-acetyltransferase, family 2, with the translated sequence MKQEISPKDTNRAIAFELWTKSPMPMVTLTKTFDVTRLRKASRKRRLKFNMLLCWCIGQAASKIEEFYMLPQDGKLYKYDRMAINVIADNVKGGLSFCDVAVSDDLEAFNANYMHLTETITQTCQDILDDEAVIVGTSAVTGTELDSIVNQYSGIFNNPFLAWGRYRKGWLKTTLPISFQFHHAQMDGKHAARFLEELQKTINAL
- a CDS encoding flavodoxin family protein, translating into MNILIINGSPRKKGLISQMLGIMREEAEKRGDTVETVYTNDLTVKPCTGCMACRTKGKCVLAEDDSQRVLQMMQQADAIIMGAPCYWGNIPGQMKLMFDRQVYGMMRDTPRFPEPLMKGKKCILISTCTTPWPWNILFKQSRGAIRAMREIAHYAGFNIVKTIERGGTAMHPLLTEKDKQKCRKAISCLVLNKVDTKSSTLW